Part of the Chloroflexota bacterium genome, GCTTGGCTGCGGGTCGGCCCGCGCTCTCGCGCCGTTAGCGCAGCAAGGCTATGCGGTGATCGGCCTAGACTCCTCGCAGGCTATGCTGGCACGAGCGGGGGAACGATTTCAGGCACTTGGGATTCCCGGAGACCAATACCAGCTTGTGCATCAACCAATGGAGTCTGCGGCCATTGCCCCGCGAGCGCGCCTGGTTTTCTCCGCGCTCAACGCGTTTGCCCACCTTGCAACGCCACTGCGACAGACCCAAGCGCTCGCCGCCGCCCACCGCTTGCTTCACCCGGAAGGTTTGCTGATTGTCGATCTCTTCAATCCGCTTACGCAGGAGTACGACGAACGCGATCGCATGGTCACCCTGCGCAACGTCTTGGCAGACCCGCAAACCGGCGCGCCAATCCAGCAGTTTGAAGTATGGGAGGTGGACCGCGAGACGCAGGTGGTGCAAACGACCTATCTCTATGACTGCTTGCACACCGACGGCAGCATTCGCCGGGTGACAACTACCTTTCCCATGCGCTACTCCTACCGCTATGAGATCGAGGCACGGCTGGCCCAGTGCAACTTTGCCATCGAGAATGTCTTCGGCACCTATGAGGCCGATCCCTTTACGGGCAGCGAGGAGAAGATGATTTTCGTGGCGCGGCCGCAACGTGAGGGAATGCTGTAAGTTCATGGCACTCCGGTTGCACCACAGAACATGCCGGAGCAGTGCATTGGCGTCGGTGGGAATACGTACTGCGAACGTGCTATTCTGAGGGTGAGTTTCCGTAGAAGCGCATCACGACACGTGTAGAGTTTTCGCCACATGGCTACGACACTGGAACGAAAACCGGAATGGATTCGCGTCCGCTGGAAAGAGGGCGAGCAGTACCGCGAACTCAAGCAGATCATGCGGGGCATGGACCTGCATACGGTCTGCGAAGAGGCGCGGTGCCCAAATATCAGCGAGTGCTGGAACTCCCGCACGGCCACGTTCATGATCCTGGGCGATACGTGCACGCGCGCGTGTAGCTTCTGCGCGGTAAAGAGCGGGCGTCCCGCCGGTCTCGACAAGATCGAGCCCATCCGCGTGGCCTGGGCCGTGAAGCAGATGGGCCTGCGCCACGCTGTGATTACGTCCGTGGCCCGCGACGACCTGGCAGACGGCGGCGCGCAGATCTTTGCCGAGACCATCCGCAAGGTGCGCGAACTCAACGAGGACTGCTCCATCGAGGTGCTCATCCCCGATCTGGGCGGCAGGCACGATTCGTTGCAGGAAGTAATAGCCGCCAAGCCGGAAATCCTGAACCACAATGTGGAAACCGTGCCCCGCCTGCAACGCCGCGTGCGCCCCAAGGCCCGCTACGAGCGCAGCCACTGGGTGCTCCGCACTTCTAAGCAACTCGACCCCGAGATCCTCACGAAGTCCGGCATGATGCTCGGCCTGGGCGAGACCTGGGACGAAATCCTCCAAACGCTCACCGACATGGCCGAGACCGGCGTGGACATCTTCACCATCGGCCAATATCTGCGCCCCTCCAAAAAGCACCAGAAGCTGGAACGCTACTACCGCCCCGAAGAATTTGTCGAACTCAAAGAGATTGGCGAGTCCCTCGGCATCCGCCACGTCGAATCCGGCCCTCTCGTCCGCTCCTCCTACCACGCCCGCGACCAAGTGGAAACGCTGCACGACAAGGCAGAGTAGGCCACCCTTCAACGAAAACTTTCCTACCTGTCATTCCGAGCGCAGCTACGTGTCATTCCTGTAAGTGTTGACGGATTGCGCTCCGCTTCCCTCTTCGTAGCGCGGGGGCTTGTCCCCCGCTCTTGTCGGTAGCGCATGGCCTGTCCATCGCTCTTCTTGGTAGCGCGGGGGCTTGCCCCCCGCTCTTGCATGCAAGGTGATACTCTCATTTGCAGGAGTCCCGCTTCGTTTGACGTGTGGGACAGATTGCGCGCGGATGCGATGGCATGAACTGTGCCGGGTTTGAGTTCAAGAGCGGCCGCGGTCTCCAAGGACGATGCCAATGAAGAGAAGCCAAGAGAGCAGCAGGACCCAGTGGTTCGAGGATGAGTCCCTGTGGATAGATACGTACGACTTCATGTTCCCGCCGTCGCGGATCGCCGCCGCTGAGGAGGAGGTCGAGCCGCTGCTGCGCCTCGTTGGCGGGGAACCGCAGGCGGTCCTCGACCTTTGCTGCGGGCCGGGTCGCTTTGCCGTGCCTCTGGCCCGGCGCGGTTTGCACGTAACCGGCGTGGATAGGACGGCGTTCTTCCTCGCGAAAGCGCAGGAACGGGCGGCTGCAGAAGACGTCCAAGTCGAGTGGGTCCACGACGACATGCGCACGTTCGTGCGCCCGGGGGCTTTCGATCTGGCCCTCAGCATGTTCACGTCGTTCGGCTACTTTGACGACAAGACCGAGGATGCAACGGTGCTGCGGAACATCCACACGAGCCTGCGACCGGGCGGAGTACTGGTCATGGACGTGGTGGGCAAGGAACTGCTGGCGCGCGATTTCGAGCCGACACGTTCTCGAAAGCACCAGGATGGCACCGTGGTAATTGATCGCCGCGAAGTTTACGACGACTGGACGCGAGTCCGCATGGAATGGACAATTATCAAAGGCGATGCCGTGCGCGTCTTCACCATCGACCATACGGTTTACTCCGGCCAAGAGCTCAAGGACCGCTTCATTGCCGCCGGCTTTCGCGACGTGCGGCTCTACGGCAGTATGGATGGCTCGGCCTATGATCGGGAGGCTGAGCGCCTGATTGCCGTCGGACGCAAGCCCGCTCCGTAAACTAAACGGCGCACCACAGGGCTCGAGCCAAAGCGCATGCAGTCATGCGTGATTGGAGTGTCTAATCCCAGCACTCATTGTCCCGCTCTGGCTTTTCCCGTGCCATAATGAATGAGAGCAGTGTCTTGCCATGCCAATTGGCACTACTCCGGCAGGCAGGGAACGCTCATTGCAGATGATTGCATCCTGTCGCGTATCGAGCGGTATCATTGATGGAATAGGATAAGCGGCTTGGCAAAGCAACTACAGCCCGCCCCGCAAATTCCGGTACCCCGGGAGCAAACCGCCGTAGTCTGTCAGCGGTACCACATCCGCACGCTGGCGCTCTTTGGCTCGGTGTTGTGCGAAGACTTTTCGCCCGAGAGCGATGTTGACGTGCTGGTGGAGTTCGAATCCGGTAAGACCCCGGGCTACTTCACGTTGGCCAGAATAGCGCGGGAACTTTCGGCGTTGTTGGGTGGCCGGGAGGTGGATATTCGCACTCCAAACGGCCTCTCCCCGTATTTTCGCGATGAAGTTGTAGAATCGGCATTTCCAGTCTATGGATTCCGATGATCGCGCGCGACTGACGCACATGCTGGAAGCAGCCCAGGAGGCACGATCGTTTGCGGAAGGCAAGACACGTGCAGACCTAGAGTTAAATCGTATGTTGGCGCATGCTTTGATGGCGTGTCTGCGAGTTGTAGGAGAAGCCGCACGGCAAGTTTCGCCGGAATCCCGACAGGAGTATCCAGATGTCCCTTGGCGAGATATAGTTGGCATGCGCAACCTACTCGTACACGAGTACTTCAAAATAGACGAAGACGTTGTTTGGCAGACGGTGACTGTTGACTTGCCCAAGCTGATTGACGCCTTGGAGCAAGAGGAGTTGTGAGCACACGGCAGCGGTATGATTGCGCTTTGGTAGACCTGGGCTCCGTGCCGTATCACGAGGCCTGGGAATTGCAGCGTCGGTTGGTTGCGGCACGGCAGGCGGACGTGATCCCCGACGTTGTGCTGTTGCTGGAGCATCCCCACACCTACACCATCGGTCGCAGGGGAGATGACAGCGAGGTGCTCGCCACGCCGGAGCACCTTCATACGCTGGGTGCGACCGTGGTAGAGGTAGATCGCGGCGGTTTGGCGACGTATCACGGGCCGGGGCAACTGGTGGGGTATCCCATTCTCGATCTGCGGCCACGGGGCCGTGCAGTCCACAGCTATCTGCGCAACCTCGAAGAGGCGCTTATCAACACGCTGCGGGAAATCGGCATTCCGGCGCAGCGCGTCGCGCAGAAGACCGGCGTGTGGGTGGACGACCGCAAGATTGCCTCCATCGGCGTGCGCTTCAGCCGCTGGATCAGCAGCCACGGCTTCGCCCTGAACGTCACCACCGACCTCAGCTATTTTTCCCACATTGTGCCGTGCGGCATGCCAACGGTCACGATGACGTCTGTTGCACAGGAGTCGTCTGTTTCACAGGGGTCGACTGTTGCGCGGGAAACTGGGAAGGCGGACATGGCGCTCATTCGCGAGCGCATCGCGCATCATCTCGCGCAGGTCTTCGACTTGCAATACGTCAAAGAGTTCTCTCCCGCGTTGGCAGAGCACCTTGCCACGCTCGACGAGAGTCAAGTGATGGCGCTGAGGTAATCGCCCCAGTCGCGAACGTGGACCCTTCGCCCATGGCACAATCGCACCCGCCACTTCCGCATAGCCCAGTTCCAGGGCGCAGTCATCAGGATTGTCGCGCATTGTATGCCGCCAGGCTTGGCACCTGACGATGACAGGGAAAGACGGTGCGGTACGCCGTCAAGGCTCGCCCGGACTATGGCCCGCTACACCGGCGGTCGGTGCACATTGACATCTAGTGGCAGAATCCCTTGATACGAAACAAGGGCGAGTGGGGCACCGCGCACGACTGCGCTTACGCCGCAAGCGGCTCAGTCTAAGTCCAGCGCGTGGGGATTGAATCCGGCAATGTCAAACATGGAATACGCGTAGCCGCTGGTCTGGCCCGCGAATGAAGAGGCAGTCAGCGGCGCGTCTGGGGTTTCCAGCGCCATTTGCGCGAAGTATTTGCTGACAGGCGCAAGCTCCCGCAAGGCTTCATATTCATGGTGTGCCAAGAATTCAGCGCGATCTACCTCCACGCCGTCGCACTGCGGGCCGCCGCCGAGGTCTCTGAGCGTGAAGACGATGTACACGTTGCTATCGCGCTCGTGGAGACTGTTGCGGGCCGCCAATAAGCCCAAGACTTCGCTGCGGACGCCGGTTTCTTCCCACACCTCGCGCACCACCGCTTCTTCAAAAGGTTCGTCCTGTTCTACGTAGCCGCCCGGAATGGTCCAACGCCCCTTGCCCGGGTCTTGTCCGCGCCGGATGAACAGCACTTTATTGTCACGCACTACAATGCCGCCCACGCCGAGTGAGAATGTGCTGAAATGGATGAAGCCGCACGCCTGGCAACTTGCGCGTTGACGCCCGCCTTCCGGCCGCAGCGACATCGACTCGCCGCACCGCGGGCAGTAGCGGAAGTGATTCGGAACTGTTGGGAGATCGGTTACGTCCATAGCTCACCGTCAGCCTACGCTTGCACTCGTTTGATGATACGTTGCTTAGCGAGCGCGGTCAAAACTGAGGTGATTTCCAAGCTTGACTTGAGCACGATCCACTCTGCCCAGGCGTCTCCCCCAAGAGACCTTTGCGAAACCTAAGGGGAAACGAGAGCGTTCCCTCTCCCTCGACGGGAGAGGGCTAGAGCCTGCCCCGTACGTGATACGGGGGTGAGGGTGAATCTCCTGAAAGCTATCCACATGCACACCGAATCTGCCCTGATACGTCTTGACACTGCACAGCGTAAAGGGCCATTGCATAAAAAGACCCCCTCACCCCAAACCCTCTCCCCCAGGAGAGGGAGTGCCCCTGCTTGAAAGTAGGGTTGTGCAAAAGTCTCCCCAGGGAGAGGGAGCAATCTATAGCAATGGAGGAGACTGTGCAGAGCCCCCACAGGGCGATTTTTGTGCGAGTCCCCTCTCTGGATCGTATGCTTCCGTCTCCCTGGAGAGTGGGAGTAATCCATAGCGCCCCTGGCAGAAGCCGTGTAAAGTCCCTTTTGGGAGATTCTTGTGTGGGTTCCCTCTCTGGATCACACAGCTC contains:
- a CDS encoding class I SAM-dependent methyltransferase, giving the protein MLESDDLARLYDLEYDDWNEDSAFWQSFAARTGGPIVELGCGSARALAPLAQQGYAVIGLDSSQAMLARAGERFQALGIPGDQYQLVHQPMESAAIAPRARLVFSALNAFAHLATPLRQTQALAAAHRLLHPEGLLIVDLFNPLTQEYDERDRMVTLRNVLADPQTGAPIQQFEVWEVDRETQVVQTTYLYDCLHTDGSIRRVTTTFPMRYSYRYEIEARLAQCNFAIENVFGTYEADPFTGSEEKMIFVARPQREGML
- the lipA gene encoding lipoyl synthase; translation: MATTLERKPEWIRVRWKEGEQYRELKQIMRGMDLHTVCEEARCPNISECWNSRTATFMILGDTCTRACSFCAVKSGRPAGLDKIEPIRVAWAVKQMGLRHAVITSVARDDLADGGAQIFAETIRKVRELNEDCSIEVLIPDLGGRHDSLQEVIAAKPEILNHNVETVPRLQRRVRPKARYERSHWVLRTSKQLDPEILTKSGMMLGLGETWDEILQTLTDMAETGVDIFTIGQYLRPSKKHQKLERYYRPEEFVELKEIGESLGIRHVESGPLVRSSYHARDQVETLHDKAE
- a CDS encoding class I SAM-dependent methyltransferase, producing the protein MKRSQESSRTQWFEDESLWIDTYDFMFPPSRIAAAEEEVEPLLRLVGGEPQAVLDLCCGPGRFAVPLARRGLHVTGVDRTAFFLAKAQERAAAEDVQVEWVHDDMRTFVRPGAFDLALSMFTSFGYFDDKTEDATVLRNIHTSLRPGGVLVMDVVGKELLARDFEPTRSRKHQDGTVVIDRREVYDDWTRVRMEWTIIKGDAVRVFTIDHTVYSGQELKDRFIAAGFRDVRLYGSMDGSAYDREAERLIAVGRKPAP
- a CDS encoding nucleotidyltransferase family protein, producing the protein MAKQLQPAPQIPVPREQTAVVCQRYHIRTLALFGSVLCEDFSPESDVDVLVEFESGKTPGYFTLARIARELSALLGGREVDIRTPNGLSPYFRDEVVESAFPVYGFR
- a CDS encoding DUF86 domain-containing protein → MDSDDRARLTHMLEAAQEARSFAEGKTRADLELNRMLAHALMACLRVVGEAARQVSPESRQEYPDVPWRDIVGMRNLLVHEYFKIDEDVVWQTVTVDLPKLIDALEQEEL
- the lipB gene encoding lipoyl(octanoyl) transferase LipB yields the protein MSTRQRYDCALVDLGSVPYHEAWELQRRLVAARQADVIPDVVLLLEHPHTYTIGRRGDDSEVLATPEHLHTLGATVVEVDRGGLATYHGPGQLVGYPILDLRPRGRAVHSYLRNLEEALINTLREIGIPAQRVAQKTGVWVDDRKIASIGVRFSRWISSHGFALNVTTDLSYFSHIVPCGMPTVTMTSVAQESSVSQGSTVARETGKADMALIRERIAHHLAQVFDLQYVKEFSPALAEHLATLDESQVMALR
- a CDS encoding NUDIX hydrolase, whose product is MDVTDLPTVPNHFRYCPRCGESMSLRPEGGRQRASCQACGFIHFSTFSLGVGGIVVRDNKVLFIRRGQDPGKGRWTIPGGYVEQDEPFEEAVVREVWEETGVRSEVLGLLAARNSLHERDSNVYIVFTLRDLGGGPQCDGVEVDRAEFLAHHEYEALRELAPVSKYFAQMALETPDAPLTASSFAGQTSGYAYSMFDIAGFNPHALDLD